The Aquidulcibacter paucihalophilus genome has a window encoding:
- a CDS encoding Ada metal-binding domain-containing protein, which yields MENAGELDQEACYRAVLTRDARFDGRFFGCVKTTGIYCRPVCPARTPKRENMFFVVSAAAAEEAGFRACLRCRPETAPDMGAWRGTSNTVSRALALIEAGALDEDDVDGLAGRLGVGERHLRRLFRQHLGAAPVSVAQTRRVLLAKALIHQTDLSMAQVALASGFGSVRRFNETFQALYGRPPSALRRRGERVHEGGVRLSLSFRPPYDWDAMFAALTARGDAVEGRRWSRVLTRGVDGADGAVTVEPAEAGRVSVCVEADDLKALPGVLARVRRVFDLSADPDAIGRDLSADPALRPLVAARPGLRLPGEWIDDGDEAPNDRLDDEMLATRAETWRPWRAYGALHLTLAGISGARLMESDDAKRAA from the coding sequence ATGGAAAACGCCGGCGAACTCGATCAGGAGGCCTGCTATCGCGCCGTGCTGACGCGCGATGCGCGGTTCGACGGGCGGTTCTTCGGCTGTGTGAAGACCACGGGCATCTACTGCCGTCCGGTCTGTCCGGCACGGACGCCGAAGCGGGAGAACATGTTCTTCGTGGTCTCGGCCGCGGCGGCCGAGGAGGCGGGCTTTCGCGCCTGTCTGCGCTGCCGCCCGGAGACGGCCCCCGACATGGGGGCGTGGCGGGGCACCTCGAACACCGTCAGCCGGGCCCTGGCCCTGATCGAGGCGGGGGCGCTGGATGAGGACGATGTCGACGGACTGGCGGGTCGGCTGGGCGTCGGCGAACGGCACCTGCGACGGCTGTTCCGCCAGCATCTGGGCGCCGCCCCGGTCAGCGTGGCCCAGACCCGCCGGGTGCTGCTGGCCAAGGCGCTGATCCACCAGACCGATCTCAGCATGGCACAGGTGGCGCTGGCCTCCGGCTTCGGCAGCGTGCGGCGGTTCAACGAGACGTTTCAGGCCCTGTATGGCCGTCCGCCCTCGGCGCTGCGGCGGCGCGGCGAGCGGGTGCATGAGGGCGGGGTGCGGCTGAGCCTGTCCTTCCGACCGCCCTATGACTGGGACGCCATGTTCGCAGCCCTGACAGCGCGCGGCGATGCCGTCGAAGGGCGGCGCTGGTCGCGGGTCCTGACGCGGGGTGTGGACGGCGCAGACGGCGCGGTCACGGTCGAGCCGGCGGAGGCGGGGCGGGTCTCGGTCTGCGTCGAGGCGGACGACCTGAAGGCGCTGCCGGGTGTGCTGGCGCGGGTGCGGCGGGTGTTCGACCTGTCGGCGGATCCGGACGCCATCGGGCGCGACCTGTCGGCCGACCCGGCGCTGAGGCCGCTGGTCGCGGCGCGGCCGGGGCTGCGGCTGCCCGGCGAGTGGATCGACGATGGGGACGAGGCGCCCAACGACCGCCTGGACGATGAGATGCTCGCCACCCGCGCCGAAACCTGGCGCCCCTGGCGGGCCTATGGTGCGCTGCATCTGACCCTGGCCGGGATCAGCGGTGCGCGACTGATGGAGAGCGACGATGCGAAACGCGCAGCCTGA
- a CDS encoding methylated-DNA--[protein]-cysteine S-methyltransferase, whose translation MRNAQPETLTLDRVATPVGEVLLVTDGEGAVRALDFADYEARMTRLLARHAPGAMVVEGRAPEPVRTAVEGYFGGDVRALDGLTVATGGTDFQRTVWKALRAIPAGETRTYGQLAAAIGSPRAVRAAGLANGQNPIAVIVPCHRVIGANGTLTGYAGGLARKRWLLAHEGVAV comes from the coding sequence ATGCGAAACGCGCAGCCTGAGACCCTGACCCTCGACCGGGTCGCCACGCCGGTGGGCGAGGTGCTGCTGGTCACCGATGGCGAGGGTGCCGTGCGGGCGCTGGATTTCGCAGACTATGAAGCCCGGATGACCCGGCTGCTGGCCCGCCATGCCCCGGGCGCGATGGTGGTAGAAGGTCGTGCGCCGGAGCCGGTCCGGACCGCGGTCGAGGGCTATTTCGGCGGCGACGTGCGGGCTCTGGACGGATTGACCGTCGCGACGGGCGGTACGGACTTCCAGCGCACCGTCTGGAAAGCTCTGCGGGCCATACCGGCGGGCGAGACCCGGACCTATGGCCAGCTGGCGGCGGCGATCGGCTCACCCAGGGCGGTGCGGGCCGCGGGACTGGCCAACGGCCAGAACCCCATAGCGGTCATCGTGCCCTGTCACCGGGTGATCGGCGCGAACGGGACGCTGACCGGCTACGCCGGCGGGCTGGCGCGCAAGCGCTGGCTGCTGGCCCATGAGGGTGTCGCGGTCTGA
- the nadA gene encoding quinolinate synthase NadA: MADGAFGMTEALARETAPVWAKVKDHVTPMEWPAQAALISEINALKKSRDAVILAHNYMTPEIFHGVGDYVGDSLGLAKEAARSKAKVIVQAGVHFMAETSKILSPEKTVLIPDLRAGCSLAASITGADVRLIKQRYPGLPVVTYVNTTADVKAETDICCTSANAVQVVEWAAKEWGVDRVILIPDEFLARNVAAQTNIGIIAWKGRCEVHERFTAADIAEMREAYPGAEILAHPECPEDVLSAADFAGSTAAMTDYITSRKPKQVVLITECSMAANIQGDVPEVSFIGPCNMCPHMKRITLENIRDCLLNMQFEVTVPEDIGERARLAVQRMVDLPPPVVPARYDMIKARHHVAVELI, from the coding sequence ATGGCAGACGGTGCGTTCGGAATGACTGAGGCACTGGCGCGGGAAACCGCCCCGGTCTGGGCCAAGGTCAAGGACCATGTGACGCCCATGGAGTGGCCGGCGCAGGCGGCGCTGATCAGCGAGATCAATGCGCTGAAGAAGAGCCGCGACGCCGTCATTCTGGCGCACAACTATATGACGCCCGAGATCTTCCACGGGGTCGGCGACTATGTCGGCGACAGCCTTGGCCTGGCCAAGGAGGCCGCGCGGTCCAAGGCGAAGGTGATCGTCCAGGCCGGCGTGCATTTCATGGCCGAAACCTCGAAGATCCTGAGCCCCGAAAAGACGGTGCTGATCCCCGACTTGCGCGCCGGCTGCTCACTCGCGGCATCGATCACGGGCGCGGACGTGCGGCTGATCAAGCAGCGCTACCCGGGCCTGCCGGTGGTCACCTATGTGAACACCACGGCCGATGTGAAGGCCGAGACCGACATCTGCTGCACCAGCGCCAACGCCGTGCAGGTGGTCGAGTGGGCGGCGAAGGAATGGGGCGTCGACCGCGTCATCCTGATCCCCGACGAGTTCCTGGCCCGCAACGTCGCGGCCCAGACCAACATCGGCATCATCGCCTGGAAGGGCCGCTGCGAGGTGCATGAGCGCTTCACCGCCGCCGACATCGCCGAGATGCGCGAGGCCTATCCCGGCGCGGAAATCCTCGCCCATCCGGAGTGCCCCGAGGACGTGCTGTCGGCGGCCGATTTCGCCGGCTCGACGGCGGCGATGACCGACTACATCACCAGCCGCAAGCCGAAGCAGGTGGTGCTGATCACCGAATGCTCCATGGCCGCCAACATCCAGGGCGATGTGCCCGAGGTCAGCTTCATCGGCCCCTGCAACATGTGCCCGCACATGAAGCGGATCACGCTGGAGAATATCCGCGACTGCCTGCTGAACATGCAGTTCGAGGTCACGGTGCCCGAGGATATTGGCGAACGGGCCCGGCTGGCCGTGCAGCGGATGGTGGACCTGCCGCCGCCGGTGGTCCCCGCGCGCTACGACATGATCAAGGCGCGGCACCATGTGGCGGTGGAGCTGATCTGA